The stretch of DNA GTTCGCTGGTGGTCCTCAGCGGACTCCGGATCGCGAATCGCTCGCCGGATGACCGCTATCCGTTCGGATACGGTCGCGCCGAACCGTTAGCGGCGGCCACGGTGGCGGCACTCATGCTTGGCGCGGCCGCTGGCATTGCCATCGAGGCCATCCGGGAAATCCGGACGCCGCACCACTCGCCCGCCGCGTTCACCCACGTGCTGGCGGCAGTCATTGTGATCAAGGAGGTGCTGGCCAGCCGTGTCCTTCAAGGCTGGCGAGGCCGCCGGCAGGTGTCGTGGTGGAAGCGGACGGCTGGCACCATCGTTCGACGCCATCACCTCCGCAGCCGCGTTTGTGGCATCAGTGTGGCCTTGATTGGGGGCCAGGGGGGAACTGGCCGATGATTGGGCCGTGTTGGTGGTTTACGGTATGATCTTCATCAACGGCACCAGGCTGTTGCGCAAGGCCATTCGCGACCTGATGGATCGGGCGCCTGATGCGCCACTCTTCAATGCGGTAAGCGACGCCGCGCGACAGACGCCTGGAGTTCTCGCCATTGAGAAGCTCAAGATTCGGAAGAGCG from Gemmatimonadaceae bacterium encodes:
- a CDS encoding cation transporter; this translates as MVADAIESATDSIGSLVVLSGLRIANRSPDDRYPFGYGRAEPLAAATVAALMLGAAAGIAIEAIREIRTPHHSPAAFTHVLAAVIVIKEVLASRVLQGWRGRRQVSWWKRTAGTIVRRHHLRSRVCGISVALIGGQGGTGR